The Microbacterium sp. LWO12-1.2 genome includes a window with the following:
- the rplB gene encoding 50S ribosomal protein L2, producing the protein MAIRKYKPTTPGRRGSSVADFAEITRSTPEKSLLRPLSKTGGRNNQGRITTRHIGGGHKRQYRVIDFRRNDKDGVNAKVAHIEYDPNRTARIALLHYFDGEKRYIIAPNKLKQGDIVESGAGADIKPGNNLPLKNIPTGTVIHAIELRPGGGAKMARSAGVSVRLVAKDGPYAQLRLPSGEIRNVDARCRATIGEVGNAEQSNINWGKAGRMRWKGVRPTVRGVAMNPVDHPHGGGEGKTSGGRHPVSPWGQAEGRTRHANKESDKYIVRRRNAGKKRK; encoded by the coding sequence ATGGCTATTCGCAAGTACAAGCCCACGACCCCGGGCCGTCGCGGCTCGTCGGTGGCTGACTTCGCCGAGATCACTCGATCGACGCCGGAGAAGTCGCTGCTGCGCCCGCTCTCGAAGACCGGTGGTCGTAACAACCAGGGCCGCATCACGACCCGTCACATCGGTGGTGGCCACAAGCGCCAGTACCGCGTCATCGACTTCCGTCGCAATGACAAGGACGGCGTCAACGCCAAGGTCGCTCACATCGAGTACGACCCCAACCGCACCGCACGCATCGCGCTGCTGCACTACTTCGACGGCGAGAAGCGCTACATCATCGCGCCGAACAAGCTGAAGCAGGGCGACATCGTCGAGTCGGGCGCCGGGGCTGACATCAAGCCGGGCAACAACCTCCCGCTGAAGAACATCCCGACGGGTACCGTCATCCACGCAATCGAGCTCCGCCCCGGTGGCGGCGCGAAGATGGCACGTTCGGCCGGAGTCTCCGTCCGTCTCGTCGCCAAGGATGGCCCCTACGCCCAGCTGCGTCTGCCCTCGGGCGAGATCCGCAACGTCGATGCGCGCTGCCGCGCGACCATCGGCGAGGTCGGCAACGCCGAGCAGTCGAACATCAACTGGGGTAAGGCCGGCCGCATGCGCTGGAAGGGCGTCCGCCCGACCGTCCGTGGTGTCGCGATGAACCCGGTCGACCACCCGCACGGTGGTGGTGAGGGTAAGACCTCCGGTGGTCGTCACCCCGTCTCCCCCTGGGGCCAGGCTGAGGGGCGTACCCGTCACGC
- the rplW gene encoding 50S ribosomal protein L23 translates to MSEQASVLQTALNKDPRDIILKPVVSEKSYGLIDEGKYTFLVDPRASKTEIKLAIEKIFGVKVAGVNTLNRVGKARRTRFGTGKRKDTKRAIVTLKSGTIDIFTAIG, encoded by the coding sequence ATGAGCGAGCAGGCATCTGTTCTCCAGACGGCCCTGAACAAGGACCCGCGCGACATCATCCTGAAGCCGGTCGTGTCCGAGAAGAGCTACGGTCTCATCGATGAGGGTAAGTACACCTTCCTCGTCGACCCGCGCGCTTCGAAGACCGAGATCAAGCTCGCCATCGAGAAGATCTTCGGCGTCAAGGTCGCTGGGGTCAACACCCTCAACCGCGTCGGCAAGGCTCGTCGCACCCGCTTCGGAACCGGCAAGCGCAAGGACACCAAGCGCGCCATCGTCACCCTGAAGTCGGGCACCATCGACATCTTCACGGCAATCGGCTGA
- the rplD gene encoding 50S ribosomal protein L4 yields MADSTLALDVLKADGKKAGSIELPAALFDAKTNIPLIHQVVVAQLAAARQGTHSTKRRGEVSGAGRKPFKQKGTGNARQGSIRAPHMTGGGIVHGPKPRDYSQRTPKKMIAAALLGALSDRFRGDRIHAIESFGIDGTPSTKSAVSFLTNVVSSKNVLVVIERNDDVTLKSIRNLSNLHVLTFDQLNAYDVLVSDDIVFTQAALEGFIASKSGANQEVSA; encoded by the coding sequence ATGGCTGACTCCACTCTCGCGCTCGACGTCCTCAAGGCAGACGGCAAGAAGGCAGGCTCGATCGAGCTTCCCGCCGCGCTGTTCGACGCCAAGACGAACATCCCGCTCATCCACCAGGTCGTCGTCGCGCAGCTCGCGGCGGCACGCCAGGGCACGCACTCGACCAAGCGTCGTGGCGAGGTCTCCGGTGCCGGCCGCAAGCCCTTCAAGCAGAAGGGCACGGGTAACGCCCGTCAGGGTTCCATCCGCGCGCCGCACATGACCGGTGGTGGCATCGTCCACGGACCGAAGCCGCGTGACTACTCGCAGCGCACCCCCAAGAAGATGATCGCCGCCGCCCTCCTGGGTGCGCTCAGCGACCGCTTCCGTGGTGACCGCATCCACGCCATCGAGTCCTTCGGGATCGACGGCACGCCTTCGACCAAGTCCGCGGTGAGCTTCCTCACCAACGTCGTCTCGTCGAAGAACGTGCTCGTCGTCATCGAGCGCAACGACGACGTGACGCTGAAGAGCATCCGCAACCTGTCGAACCTGCACGTGCTGACGTTCGACCAGCTCAACGCCTACGACGTGCTCGTCTCCGACGACATCGTCTTCACCCAGGCCGCGCTCGAGGGCTTCATCGCCTCGAAGTCCGGCGCCAACCAGGAGGTCTCCGCATGA